One genomic region from Pseudoduganella lutea encodes:
- a CDS encoding acetyl-CoA carboxylase carboxyltransferase subunit alpha — protein sequence MTKTTFLNFEQPIAELDSKIEELRFVQDDSAVDISEEIDRLAKKSQQLTKDIYAKLTPWQVSQIARHPQRPYTMDYVNEIFTDFHELHGDRTYADDQSIVGGLARFNGQPCMVIGHQKGRDTKERALRNFGMPKPEGYRKAMRLMKVAEKFNLPIFTFVDTPGAFPGIDAEERGQSEAIGHNLYVMAELKVPLIATIIGEGGSGGALAIAVGDSVLMLQYATYSVISPEGCASILWKTAERAADAAEALGLTAHRLKAMGLVDKIVSEPLGGAHRDPKEMARLLKRALADSLRQFQGVKTKDLLDARHQKLMSYGKFKETTLPE from the coding sequence ATGACCAAAACTACTTTCCTCAATTTTGAGCAGCCCATCGCGGAGCTCGATTCCAAGATTGAAGAGCTGCGCTTCGTGCAGGACGATTCCGCCGTCGACATTTCGGAAGAAATCGACCGCCTGGCCAAGAAGAGCCAGCAACTAACCAAGGACATCTACGCCAAGCTGACCCCGTGGCAAGTGTCGCAGATCGCCCGCCATCCACAGCGGCCGTACACGATGGACTACGTGAACGAGATCTTCACCGACTTCCACGAACTGCACGGCGACCGCACGTATGCGGACGACCAGTCGATCGTCGGCGGCCTGGCCCGCTTCAATGGCCAGCCCTGCATGGTGATCGGCCACCAGAAGGGCCGCGACACGAAGGAACGCGCGCTGCGCAACTTCGGCATGCCCAAGCCCGAAGGCTACCGCAAGGCCATGCGCCTGATGAAAGTGGCCGAGAAGTTCAATCTGCCGATCTTCACGTTCGTCGACACGCCCGGCGCATTCCCCGGCATCGACGCCGAAGAGCGCGGCCAGTCCGAGGCGATCGGCCACAACCTCTACGTGATGGCCGAACTGAAGGTGCCGCTGATCGCCACGATCATCGGCGAAGGCGGCTCGGGCGGCGCGCTGGCGATCGCCGTGGGCGACTCCGTGCTGATGCTGCAATACGCCACGTATTCCGTGATTTCGCCGGAAGGCTGCGCGTCGATCCTGTGGAAGACGGCCGAACGCGCCGCCGATGCGGCCGAAGCCCTCGGCCTGACCGCCCACCGCCTGAAGGCCATGGGCCTGGTCGACAAGATCGTGTCCGAGCCCCTCGGCGGCGCCCATCGCGACCCGAAGGAAATGGCCCGCCTGCTCAAGCGCGCGCTGGCCGACTCGCTGCGCCAGTTCCAGGGCGTCAAGACGAAAGACCTGCTGGACGCCCGCCACCAGAAGCTGATGAGCTACGGCAAGTTCAAGGAAACGACCTTGCCGGAATAA
- the cysS gene encoding cysteine--tRNA ligase, protein MSNLKIYNTLARDKQTFTPMEAGKVRMYVCGITVYDYCHVGHARMMMAFDVIYRWLTTSGYDVQYVRNVTDIDDKIIRRAVDNNESVRALTSRFERYMDEDTTALGILPPTDVPHATEYVPQMLSIIEQLEAKGLAYQGEDGDVNYVVRGFDGYGKLSGKSLDDLRAGERVDVNTGKRDPLDFVLWKASKESEPAEVKWQSKWGSGRPGWHIECSAMACALLGEQFDIHGGGQDLQFPHHENEIAQSEGAFGKPLANYWVHNGFVRVDNEKMSKSLGNFFTIRDVLKKFDAEVVRFFILRAHYRSPLNYSDVHIDDARGALTRLYTALDGVEGDGAALDWNEDHAKRFAEAMDDDFNTPVAVAVLFELASEVNRSKSPEAVRQLKGLAGVLGLLERSPQAFLQAGVADAFGEASIAQAIEARAAAKKARDFAQADKIRADLLAAGVVLEDKPDGTTNWRRA, encoded by the coding sequence ATGAGCAACTTAAAGATCTATAACACGCTGGCGCGCGACAAACAGACGTTCACTCCCATGGAGGCCGGCAAGGTCCGCATGTATGTCTGCGGTATCACGGTCTACGATTACTGCCACGTGGGCCATGCGCGCATGATGATGGCGTTCGACGTGATCTACCGCTGGCTGACGACATCGGGCTACGACGTGCAATATGTGCGCAACGTCACGGACATCGACGACAAGATCATCCGCCGTGCGGTCGACAACAACGAATCGGTCCGCGCGCTGACGTCGCGCTTCGAGCGCTACATGGATGAGGACACGACTGCGCTGGGCATCCTGCCGCCGACCGACGTCCCGCATGCCACCGAGTACGTGCCGCAGATGCTGTCGATCATCGAGCAGCTGGAAGCCAAGGGCCTGGCCTACCAGGGCGAGGACGGCGACGTCAATTACGTGGTGCGCGGCTTCGACGGCTACGGAAAATTGTCCGGCAAGTCGCTGGACGACCTGCGCGCCGGCGAGCGCGTGGACGTCAACACCGGCAAGCGCGATCCGCTCGACTTCGTGCTGTGGAAGGCGTCGAAGGAAAGCGAACCGGCCGAAGTGAAATGGCAATCGAAGTGGGGCAGCGGCCGCCCGGGCTGGCACATCGAGTGCTCGGCGATGGCCTGCGCGCTGCTGGGCGAACAGTTCGACATCCACGGCGGTGGCCAGGACCTGCAGTTCCCGCACCACGAAAACGAAATCGCGCAATCCGAAGGCGCGTTCGGCAAGCCGCTGGCGAACTACTGGGTCCATAACGGTTTCGTGCGCGTCGATAACGAGAAAATGTCGAAATCGCTCGGCAATTTCTTCACGATCCGCGACGTGCTGAAAAAGTTCGATGCCGAAGTGGTGCGCTTCTTCATCCTGCGCGCCCACTACCGCAGCCCGCTCAATTATTCCGACGTGCACATCGACGATGCGCGCGGCGCCCTGACGCGCCTGTACACGGCGCTCGATGGCGTCGAAGGCGATGGCGCGGCACTGGACTGGAACGAAGACCACGCGAAGCGCTTCGCGGAAGCGATGGACGACGATTTCAATACGCCGGTCGCCGTGGCCGTGCTGTTCGAGCTGGCTTCCGAAGTCAATCGTTCGAAGTCGCCGGAAGCGGTGCGCCAGCTGAAAGGCCTGGCAGGCGTGCTGGGCCTGCTGGAGCGCAGCCCGCAGGCATTCCTGCAGGCCGGCGTGGCCGATGCGTTCGGTGAGGCATCCATTGCACAAGCCATCGAGGCCCGTGCGGCGGCAAAGAAGGCGCGCGACTTCGCGCAGGCGGACAAGATCCGCGCCGACCTGCTCGCCGCCGGTGTCGTCCTCGAAGACAAGCCAGACGGTACGACGAACTGGCGCCGCGCATAA
- a CDS encoding DNA-3-methyladenine glycosylase family protein — protein MALQSRDKSGGAGRQVAVPPYWEEAKAELMRRDRIMNKLIPQFGDLHLVGHDDPFTTLARSIVNQQVTPKAANAAWQKLLLAIPKFTPALVIKAGAVELAACGLSKRKTEYILDLADNFKARKVHAGEWHQMEDEAVIAELVQIRGITRWTAEMFLIFNLLRPNVLPLDDPRLIAGISHNYFSGEPVSRSDAREVSANWEPYRTVATWYLWRSLDPVPVE, from the coding sequence ATGGCTCTCCAGTCCAGGGACAAATCGGGCGGCGCGGGCCGCCAGGTGGCCGTGCCGCCGTACTGGGAAGAAGCCAAGGCCGAGCTGATGCGGCGCGACCGCATCATGAACAAGCTCATTCCCCAGTTCGGCGACCTGCACCTGGTGGGGCACGACGACCCGTTCACCACCCTGGCACGCTCGATCGTCAACCAGCAGGTCACGCCGAAAGCCGCAAACGCGGCATGGCAAAAACTGCTGCTGGCGATCCCCAAGTTCACCCCCGCGCTCGTCATCAAGGCCGGCGCGGTGGAGCTGGCCGCCTGCGGCCTCTCGAAGCGCAAGACGGAATACATCCTCGACCTGGCCGACAATTTCAAGGCAAGGAAAGTGCATGCCGGCGAATGGCACCAGATGGAGGATGAAGCCGTCATCGCGGAGCTGGTCCAGATTCGCGGTATCACGCGCTGGACAGCGGAAATGTTCCTGATCTTTAACCTGCTGCGGCCGAACGTGCTGCCGCTGGACGACCCGCGCCTTATCGCCGGCATCAGCCATAACTATTTTTCCGGGGAGCCCGTTTCGCGCAGCGACGCGCGCGAAGTGTCGGCAAACTGGGAACCGTATCGTACCGTTGCTACCTGGTATTTGTGGCGTAGCCTCGATCCTGTTCCGGTAGAATAG
- a CDS encoding aspartate kinase: MALIVHKYGGTSMGSTDRIKNVARRVAKWHDAGHQVVVVPSAMSGETNRLIALAKEIQNPPDPRELDMIASTGEQVSVGLLSMALQAIGKAAVSYAGWQVGIKTDSAFTKARIQSIDDKRVRADLDQNRIVIITGFQGVDENSNIATLGRGGSDTSAVAIAAALKADECLIYTDVDGVYTTDPRVVSEARRLKNITFEEMLEMASLGSKVLQTRSVEFAGNYRVPTRVLSSLTDPLMDLAEEAKSGTLISFEEDNMEQAVISGIAFNRDEAKITVMGVPDRPGVAYHILGPVADANIEVDMIIQNQSVEGKTDFTFTVSRNDYNKALQVLEDQKDELKFASLVGDAKVSKISVVGVGMRSHVGVASQMFRTLADESINIMMISTSEIKISVLIDEKYMELAVRALHKAFELEKE; the protein is encoded by the coding sequence ATGGCTTTAATCGTTCATAAATACGGCGGGACGTCGATGGGATCGACGGACCGTATCAAGAACGTCGCGCGACGTGTCGCCAAATGGCACGATGCGGGACACCAGGTGGTGGTGGTGCCGTCGGCAATGTCCGGCGAAACCAATCGCCTGATCGCGCTGGCCAAGGAAATCCAGAATCCGCCCGACCCGCGCGAACTGGACATGATTGCCTCCACCGGCGAACAGGTGTCCGTCGGCCTGCTGTCGATGGCCCTGCAGGCGATCGGCAAGGCCGCCGTGTCGTATGCGGGCTGGCAGGTCGGCATCAAGACCGACTCCGCGTTCACCAAGGCGCGCATCCAGTCGATCGACGACAAGCGCGTGCGCGCCGACCTGGACCAGAACAGGATCGTGATCATCACCGGCTTCCAGGGCGTGGATGAAAACAGCAACATCGCCACGCTGGGCCGCGGCGGTTCGGACACGTCCGCCGTGGCGATCGCCGCCGCGCTGAAGGCCGACGAGTGCCTGATCTACACCGACGTGGATGGCGTCTACACGACCGACCCGCGCGTGGTGTCGGAAGCGCGCCGCCTGAAGAACATCACGTTCGAGGAAATGCTGGAAATGGCGTCGCTGGGCTCGAAAGTGCTGCAGACGCGTTCGGTGGAATTCGCCGGCAACTACCGCGTGCCGACCCGCGTGCTGTCGTCGCTGACCGACCCGCTGATGGACCTGGCCGAGGAAGCCAAGTCCGGTACTTTGATTTCGTTTGAGGAAGACAACATGGAACAAGCAGTCATCTCCGGCATCGCCTTCAACCGCGATGAAGCCAAAATCACCGTCATGGGCGTGCCTGACCGTCCGGGCGTGGCTTACCACATCCTGGGCCCGGTGGCCGACGCCAATATCGAAGTGGACATGATCATCCAGAACCAGTCCGTCGAAGGCAAGACCGACTTCACGTTCACCGTCTCCCGCAACGACTACAACAAGGCGCTGCAGGTGCTGGAAGACCAGAAGGACGAACTCAAGTTCGCTTCGCTGGTCGGCGACGCGAAAGTGTCGAAGATCTCCGTCGTCGGCGTGGGCATGCGCAGCCACGTGGGCGTGGCCTCGCAGATGTTCCGCACGCTGGCCGACGAAAGCATCAACATCATGATGATCTCGACCTCCGAGATCAAGATTTCCGTGCTGATCGACGAGAAATACATGGAACTGGCCGTGCGCGCGCTGCACAAGGCTTTCGAACTTGAAAAAGAGTAA
- the tilS gene encoding tRNA lysidine(34) synthetase TilS produces MMSLQSNLAPLFSKTLSALPREAGQPIAIAYSGGLDSSVLLHLAHAAAGDAPLFAFHIHHGLSPNADAWESHCAAACATLGITFASRRVTLEDRKAGTEASARQARYQALGELCREHGVALLLTAHHLDDQAETVLLQLARGAGPAGLSGMDAFNAAPGLLGSSDILLARPLLEVSRAQLEAYKNAHAITHIDDESNADIRHARNALRHTVMPALAAAFPGFQERFARSAAHARSAQRLLTELAEQDLQAGLAEDSVAVDHLRALGEDRRNNLLRHWFGVRGIRIPSAAWLAEMVAQLLEAREGAELLVTHPDCEVRRHRGRVYLVPNPKALAGDEEDEYDERPVQHFRWQGEASIAFPDYGGTLHFEPVPEGTAGEGFAAEWLQQQQLTIAFRRGGERLKLAPNRPTRGLKQHHQALGTPAWERSRLPVVGIPGRLLYAAGIGMDCHYVATESNFRIAMRWQAE; encoded by the coding sequence ATGATGTCACTCCAATCCAATCTTGCCCCGCTGTTTTCCAAGACACTGTCCGCGCTGCCGCGCGAAGCAGGGCAGCCCATCGCCATTGCCTACAGCGGCGGCCTCGATTCCTCCGTTCTGCTGCACCTGGCCCACGCGGCAGCGGGTGACGCACCGCTGTTCGCCTTCCACATCCACCACGGCCTGAGCCCGAACGCGGATGCGTGGGAATCCCACTGCGCGGCCGCATGCGCCACGCTCGGCATCACGTTCGCATCGCGCAGGGTCACGCTGGAGGACCGCAAGGCCGGCACCGAGGCATCGGCAAGGCAGGCGCGTTACCAGGCCCTGGGTGAGCTGTGCCGCGAGCATGGCGTCGCGCTGCTGCTGACGGCCCATCACCTCGACGACCAGGCCGAAACGGTGCTGCTGCAACTGGCGCGCGGGGCTGGCCCGGCCGGCCTGTCCGGCATGGATGCGTTCAACGCGGCGCCCGGCCTGCTGGGCAGCAGCGACATCCTGCTGGCCCGCCCACTGCTCGAGGTCTCGCGCGCGCAGCTGGAAGCGTACAAGAACGCGCACGCCATTACGCACATCGACGATGAGTCGAACGCCGATATCCGCCATGCCCGCAACGCGCTACGCCACACGGTGATGCCGGCACTCGCCGCGGCCTTTCCCGGCTTCCAGGAGCGCTTTGCCCGCAGCGCCGCACACGCCCGTTCCGCCCAGCGCCTGCTGACCGAGCTTGCCGAGCAGGATCTGCAGGCCGGGCTGGCGGAAGACAGCGTTGCCGTCGACCACCTGCGCGCGCTGGGCGAGGACCGCCGCAACAATCTGCTGCGGCATTGGTTCGGCGTGCGCGGCATCCGCATCCCTTCGGCCGCGTGGCTGGCCGAGATGGTGGCGCAGCTGCTGGAAGCGCGCGAGGGTGCCGAACTGCTCGTCACCCACCCCGACTGCGAAGTACGCCGCCATCGCGGCCGCGTGTACCTGGTGCCGAATCCGAAAGCGCTGGCGGGCGACGAAGAGGACGAATACGACGAACGTCCCGTCCAGCACTTCCGCTGGCAAGGCGAAGCTTCGATCGCTTTCCCCGACTATGGCGGCACGCTGCATTTCGAGCCGGTGCCGGAGGGAACGGCAGGGGAGGGGTTCGCCGCGGAATGGCTGCAACAGCAGCAATTGACGATCGCATTCCGCCGTGGCGGCGAGCGCCTCAAGCTTGCGCCGAACCGCCCCACGCGCGGCCTGAAGCAGCACCACCAGGCCCTGGGCACGCCCGCGTGGGAGCGTTCGCGGCTGCCGGTGGTCGGCATCCCCGGGCGACTGTTGTATGCGGCCGGCATCGGCATGGATTGCCATTATGTCGCCACGGAATCAAATTTCCGGATCGCAATGCGCTGGCAGGCCGAATAA
- a CDS encoding 3-keto-disaccharide hydrolase: protein MVRQDCQPRHACAATHTKGRRMMIKTVAAMIGSAMFSAAAQNAPAPEPDPKDTEVWTADLPRVIPGSSSSAPSDAIVLFGGQYLSEWVSTTSPDKPAGWIVSGGTITVRPGAGHIQTRRLFTDYQIHLEWRVPASATGSGQGKGNSGLFLASTGIDSGYEIQILDCANNRTYANGQAASIYKQHIPLVDACAKAGEWQTYDVIWTAPRFAADGSLLSPAYVTALHNGVLVQNHVEVRGESVYAGKPSYRKHGPAPIKLQDHGDAVSFRNVWVRPLSARASLPRTEPTASPAQSQSQSQP, encoded by the coding sequence ATGGTGCGGCAGGATTGCCAACCCAGGCATGCCTGCGCTGCCACGCATACCAAAGGACGAAGGATGATGATAAAGACCGTTGCGGCCATGATCGGCTCAGCGATGTTTTCCGCCGCTGCACAAAACGCGCCTGCTCCCGAGCCGGACCCGAAGGACACGGAAGTATGGACAGCGGACCTGCCGCGCGTCATCCCTGGTTCCTCAAGCAGCGCGCCTTCGGATGCGATCGTGCTGTTCGGCGGACAGTATCTTTCCGAATGGGTTTCGACGACTTCGCCCGACAAGCCGGCCGGCTGGATCGTGTCGGGCGGCACGATCACCGTGCGGCCCGGGGCAGGCCATATCCAGACCAGGAGGCTGTTCACGGACTACCAGATCCATCTGGAGTGGCGTGTGCCGGCATCGGCGACAGGCAGCGGCCAGGGCAAAGGGAACAGCGGCCTGTTCCTGGCATCGACCGGCATCGACAGCGGATACGAGATCCAGATTCTCGACTGCGCCAACAACAGGACCTATGCCAATGGACAGGCCGCCAGCATCTACAAGCAGCACATCCCGCTGGTGGACGCATGCGCCAAAGCCGGCGAATGGCAGACCTATGACGTCATCTGGACCGCGCCGCGCTTTGCCGCCGATGGGTCATTGCTGTCACCCGCCTACGTCACTGCCCTGCATAACGGCGTACTGGTGCAGAACCATGTCGAAGTCCGCGGAGAGTCGGTGTATGCGGGCAAGCCGTCTTACCGCAAGCATGGCCCCGCGCCAATCAAGCTGCAGGATCATGGCGATGCGGTCAGCTTCCGCAATGTCTGGGTAAGGCCGCTCTCCGCCAGGGCTTCCTTGCCTCGAACGGAGCCAACCGCAAGCCCGGCCCAGAGCCAGAGCCAGAGCCAGCCCTAG
- a CDS encoding tetratricopeptide repeat-containing diguanylate cyclase — protein sequence MNLGQLYNASKDPAQALRHVDEAASSADALRPRMRSQLHFTRAQVLVNLDRLADAQAAFQRALEIARAGGIDVMETYVLGNMADLALRRHRWREAEQLARDALAVASRSHNESAALMARANLGFALGGQGNIGAARPLVDSAIAKFREDGNLQALSAMLDEKASLLERVGLYKEGMAVLREQQALERRQFTVDRANAVAALQDKIADAENHRRIQQLQEENRLKDADIRNRELKQLALALVALLMLAVGGFVFVLYRRAGESNSQLRELNTKLEYHAERDALTGLYNRRSFVEKMRADTAVTPVERRRADAPASDIYMILDIDHFKRVNDTHGHGAGDQVLVEVAQRLQQAVRAGDTVLRWGGEEFVIHFRGKQGAPAAMLGARILAAIGGAPIQAGSVALDITASAGLIELPLAGVPPSTLDWERAIALADMALYRAKSAGRNQCCHVIGLANEADAGHLAELEPVQALALLETTTIAGPLRPA from the coding sequence ATGAACCTCGGGCAGCTGTACAACGCATCGAAGGATCCCGCCCAGGCCTTGCGCCACGTGGACGAGGCGGCGTCCTCCGCCGATGCCTTGCGCCCGCGCATGCGCAGCCAACTTCACTTCACACGGGCGCAGGTACTGGTCAACCTCGACCGGCTCGCCGATGCGCAGGCGGCATTCCAGCGCGCACTGGAGATCGCCCGGGCCGGTGGCATCGACGTGATGGAAACATATGTACTGGGCAACATGGCCGACCTGGCGCTGCGCCGCCACCGCTGGCGCGAGGCGGAGCAACTGGCCCGCGACGCGCTGGCCGTCGCGTCGCGCAGCCATAATGAGTCCGCCGCGTTGATGGCGCGGGCCAATCTCGGTTTCGCGCTGGGCGGGCAAGGCAACATCGGCGCGGCGAGACCGCTCGTGGACAGCGCGATCGCCAAGTTCCGCGAGGATGGCAACCTGCAGGCGCTTTCCGCCATGCTCGACGAGAAAGCCAGCCTGCTCGAGCGCGTTGGACTCTACAAGGAAGGCATGGCGGTGCTGCGCGAACAGCAGGCGCTGGAGCGCAGGCAGTTCACGGTCGACCGCGCCAATGCGGTGGCCGCGCTACAGGACAAGATCGCGGATGCCGAAAACCACCGTCGCATTCAGCAGTTGCAGGAGGAAAACCGGCTGAAGGACGCCGACATCCGCAATCGCGAACTGAAGCAGCTGGCCCTGGCACTGGTGGCGCTGCTGATGCTCGCGGTGGGCGGATTCGTGTTCGTGCTGTACCGCCGCGCCGGCGAATCGAACAGTCAATTGCGCGAGCTGAACACGAAGCTCGAGTACCACGCGGAACGCGACGCGCTGACCGGCTTGTACAACCGCCGCTCGTTTGTCGAGAAGATGCGTGCGGACACCGCGGTGACACCTGTGGAGCGGCGCCGCGCCGATGCGCCAGCGAGCGACATCTACATGATCCTCGATATCGATCACTTCAAGAGGGTCAACGATACGCATGGCCATGGCGCCGGCGACCAGGTGCTGGTGGAGGTCGCGCAGCGCCTGCAACAGGCCGTGCGCGCCGGTGATACCGTGCTGCGCTGGGGCGGCGAAGAGTTCGTGATCCATTTCCGCGGGAAGCAGGGCGCCCCGGCCGCCATGCTGGGCGCGCGCATCCTGGCAGCGATCGGCGGCGCGCCGATCCAGGCCGGCAGCGTCGCGCTGGACATCACGGCCAGTGCGGGATTGATCGAGCTGCCGCTGGCTGGCGTGCCGCCATCCACCCTGGACTGGGAACGTGCCATCGCCCTGGCCGATATGGCGCTGTATCGCGCCAAGTCGGCGGGACGCAACCAATGCTGCCACGTGATCGGGCTGGCCAACGAAGCGGATGCCGGGCACCTCGCGGAACTGGAACCGGTGCAGGCCCTGGCGCTGCTGGAGACCACGACCATCGCCGGTCCATTGCGGCCGGCGTGA